A region of Maribacter algicola DNA encodes the following proteins:
- a CDS encoding aminotransferase class V-fold PLP-dependent enzyme, whose product MNKRDFIKQLGGAALFSPFLGMPHDALQQSQSPYPQNEDAFWERIREDYDLKPDYINLENGYYNFIPKPTMEKYMKHIQMVNYEASYYMRTVQWENKDKVRDRLAKLVGSSPEELIITRNTTESLDMIIGGYPWEKNDEAIFAQQDYGAMKDQFGLVAKKYGVVNKVISLPNHPASDEEIVSLYESQITKRTKLLMVCHMVNITGQILPIKKICDMAHYHGVEVMVDGAHCVGHIDVNIAELGCDYYGSSLHKWLSVPLGSGILFVAKKHIAKIWPLFADHTDDVPEIRRLNHTGTLPVHTDLAIDDAIDYLENIGLKRKEDRLRYLQRYWSDAVRNVEHIVVNTPVEPHRSCGIANVGIAHMKPADLAKSLLEEFNIFTVAIDYANVQGCRITPNIYTTTEELDAFIIALKTMANRV is encoded by the coding sequence ATGAACAAAAGAGATTTTATAAAGCAATTGGGAGGTGCCGCCCTTTTTTCCCCGTTTTTGGGAATGCCCCATGATGCTTTGCAGCAATCCCAAAGCCCCTATCCCCAAAATGAGGATGCTTTCTGGGAACGTATTCGTGAGGATTATGACCTGAAACCGGATTACATCAATTTGGAAAACGGGTACTACAACTTCATTCCAAAACCCACTATGGAGAAGTATATGAAGCATATTCAAATGGTGAACTATGAAGCTTCGTATTACATGCGCACCGTGCAATGGGAAAACAAGGATAAGGTTAGGGACCGCTTGGCAAAATTGGTAGGATCCTCTCCGGAGGAACTTATTATTACACGAAATACCACAGAATCCTTGGACATGATTATTGGAGGTTATCCCTGGGAAAAGAATGACGAGGCCATCTTTGCACAACAGGATTATGGGGCTATGAAGGACCAGTTTGGTTTGGTGGCAAAAAAATATGGTGTCGTCAATAAGGTGATTTCCCTTCCCAATCATCCAGCTTCGGATGAAGAAATCGTTTCCTTATATGAGTCCCAAATAACCAAGAGGACGAAACTGTTGATGGTCTGCCACATGGTAAACATCACAGGGCAAATTCTTCCTATTAAAAAAATTTGTGATATGGCCCATTACCATGGGGTGGAGGTTATGGTGGATGGGGCCCATTGTGTTGGACATATCGATGTGAATATCGCGGAACTTGGGTGTGATTATTATGGCAGTAGCCTTCACAAATGGCTAAGTGTCCCTTTGGGCAGTGGCATATTGTTCGTTGCAAAAAAACACATCGCCAAGATTTGGCCCCTTTTCGCGGACCATACGGATGACGTGCCCGAAATCAGAAGGCTTAACCATACGGGCACTTTGCCCGTGCATACGGATTTGGCCATAGATGATGCCATTGATTATTTGGAAAATATCGGACTTAAAAGAAAGGAAGACCGACTCCGTTATTTGCAAAGGTATTGGAGCGATGCGGTCCGAAACGTGGAACACATTGTGGTAAATACCCCTGTAGAACCACACCGAAGCTGTGGTATTGCCAATGTGGGTATAGCGCACATGAAACCGGCAGACTTGGCCAAAAGCTTATTGGAGGAATTCAACATATTTACCGTGGCGATTGATTATGCCAATGTTCAGGGCTGTAGGATTACCCCGAATATTTATACGACCACCGAGGAACTTGATGCATTTATAATTGCTTTGAAGACAATGGCGAATAGAGTTTAG
- a CDS encoding dipeptidase — protein sequence MFILDAHLDLSMNAMEWNRDLTWSVKAIRESEQGMMDKPDRGKNTVSFDAMRKGNIGVCVATQIARYVKPNNNLPGWKSPHQAWAQTQGQLAWYRAMESAGELFQITTKNQFNNHLKRWNEDNVKTPIGYILSLEGADSIINLDYLHKSYEEGLRAIGPAHYGPGTYAFGTDSVGGIGQKGRELLKEIQKLKLILDATHLCDQSFWETMDAYEGPIWASHNNCRKFVDHNRQFSDEQIEELIARKAVIGMALDAWMMVPNWVRGKSTPESTGVSLEQTIQNIDHICQLSSNSLHVGIGTDLDGGFGLEQSPKDIDTIADLQKIPPMLEKRGYTKEDINNIMYGNFVRFLQLHLPD from the coding sequence ATGTTCATCCTGGATGCCCATTTAGATCTTTCTATGAACGCCATGGAATGGAACAGGGACTTAACCTGGTCCGTAAAAGCCATTAGGGAAAGTGAACAAGGAATGATGGACAAACCGGACCGCGGAAAAAACACGGTTTCCTTTGATGCCATGAGAAAGGGAAATATAGGTGTTTGTGTAGCCACGCAGATTGCCCGTTATGTAAAGCCAAATAATAATTTGCCCGGATGGAAATCCCCACACCAAGCATGGGCACAGACCCAAGGGCAATTGGCTTGGTATAGGGCCATGGAGAGTGCAGGTGAACTATTCCAAATCACAACAAAGAATCAATTTAACAATCACCTAAAAAGATGGAACGAGGACAATGTCAAAACACCAATTGGCTATATTCTTAGTTTAGAGGGTGCAGATTCCATTATCAACCTGGATTATCTTCATAAATCTTATGAAGAAGGTTTACGGGCCATAGGACCTGCCCATTACGGTCCTGGAACCTATGCCTTTGGAACCGATTCCGTAGGTGGTATTGGCCAAAAGGGTAGAGAACTGCTCAAGGAAATCCAAAAGCTGAAACTTATATTGGACGCTACCCATCTGTGCGACCAAAGTTTTTGGGAAACCATGGATGCGTATGAAGGGCCTATTTGGGCTAGCCATAATAACTGTCGGAAATTTGTTGATCATAACCGTCAATTTTCGGACGAACAAATCGAAGAACTTATCGCCCGAAAAGCGGTTATCGGCATGGCTTTGGATGCTTGGATGATGGTACCCAATTGGGTTCGCGGAAAGTCTACCCCGGAAAGCACTGGGGTTTCCTTGGAGCAAACCATACAGAACATTGATCATATCTGCCAATTATCCAGTAACTCCCTACATGTGGGAATTGGTACCGATTTGGATGGAGGCTTCGGGTTGGAGCAATCCCCAAAGGACATAGACACCATTGCCGATCTCCAAAAAATTCCTCCAATGCTTGAAAAAAGAGGATATACCAAGGAGGATATAAACAACATTATGTATGGTAACTTTGTACGGTTTCTTCAGCTTCACCTACCGGATTGA
- a CDS encoding helix-turn-helix domain-containing protein: MELDTLIENIPLRHNLISTIMFLGVAQSFFLSIVLLLRSNNNIGLRWLGFSILATALIFLDVYVCYTGLIKYVLFLNDSTEAFVLIIGPTLYLAIYCFLKRENVAFKKHWWHFILPIVYFLSQIPFYTAPISVKYNAYIGAYYSKFPSAKIPESFDYSYHYIKDIFDWLILFTFLFYAVISLKMVWEEKSRLTEIGVQNKSSKYIFTRNTVIVLFLLLVFIFSIFYSFDDDGGDHYLGIFNSCLAFLTTYVLVSESRFFEKSWVADKYETIGQSKSNLNLTSIESYVDENKYFLLQDASLNDLATILKVHPNHISKIINQGKHSNFNDFINQKRIVFSQGKLIDPGFSNLTIEAIGALAGFKSKSAFYSAFKKYTGTSPSAYIKSFSPKL, from the coding sequence GTGGAACTGGACACGCTTATTGAAAACATTCCCTTACGTCATAATCTTATTTCCACAATAATGTTTTTGGGAGTGGCCCAAAGCTTCTTCCTATCAATTGTACTCCTTCTTAGGTCCAACAACAATATTGGCCTAAGATGGTTAGGATTTTCCATTTTGGCTACCGCACTTATTTTTTTGGATGTTTATGTTTGCTATACAGGTCTTATTAAATATGTGCTGTTCCTAAACGATTCCACAGAGGCCTTCGTTTTAATTATAGGACCAACACTTTACCTGGCCATTTACTGCTTTTTGAAACGTGAGAATGTTGCTTTCAAAAAACATTGGTGGCATTTCATTCTACCAATTGTATATTTTTTATCGCAGATTCCATTTTATACTGCCCCTATATCAGTGAAATACAACGCCTATATTGGCGCATATTATTCGAAGTTTCCCAGCGCCAAAATACCGGAATCCTTTGACTATAGCTATCATTATATAAAGGATATTTTTGATTGGTTGATACTTTTCACATTTCTATTTTATGCCGTCATATCCTTAAAAATGGTTTGGGAAGAAAAATCTAGATTAACTGAAATTGGGGTACAGAATAAATCCAGTAAGTATATTTTCACACGAAATACGGTTATTGTTCTTTTTTTACTACTGGTATTTATTTTTTCAATTTTCTATTCATTTGATGACGATGGCGGGGATCATTACCTGGGTATTTTCAACAGCTGCCTTGCCTTTTTAACTACCTATGTATTAGTATCGGAATCCCGGTTTTTTGAAAAATCTTGGGTTGCGGACAAGTATGAAACCATTGGCCAGTCTAAATCAAACCTAAATCTTACAAGTATCGAATCCTACGTAGATGAAAACAAATATTTTCTTCTCCAAGATGCTTCACTAAACGATTTGGCCACTATTCTAAAAGTTCATCCAAACCATATATCAAAAATTATAAATCAAGGGAAACATTCCAATTTCAACGATTTTATAAATCAGAAGAGAATAGTCTTCTCCCAAGGGAAATTGATAGACCCCGGCTTTTCCAATTTGACCATAGAGGCCATAGGAGCATTGGCGGGTTTTAAGTCGAAATCCGCGTTTTATTCTGCATTTAAAAAGTACACAGGCACTTCACCATCCGCATATATAAAGTCTTTTTCTCCAAAATTGTAA
- a CDS encoding D-TA family PLP-dependent enzyme, with product MEEENWFRLKDITSVISPSLLVYRERVVHNIEEMIRMVGDTKKLCPHIKTHKCAEIVQMQMKRGINKFKCANIAEAELLGNCGAPQVLLAMQPVGANIARFITLMKTFPNTEFSALTDTLAIADKLATSGKENDLKISLYIDLNVGMNRTGIAPDEKAFHLYKHISENPHLNILGLHVYDGHLRNPDFDSRKQDCDKAFDSVLELKERILEAKLPNPIIIAGGSPTFPIHSKRENVIASPGTTLLWDAGYGGLFPEMKFLPAAVLFTRIISKPKPGILCFDLGHKSIAPEMPFPRVEFLSLKHDKQISQSEEHLVVEYDDLNVMEVGTEHYAIPKHICPTVAKYDELLVVDSGKITDAWKVAARNHKISI from the coding sequence ATGGAAGAAGAAAATTGGTTTCGGCTAAAGGATATTACTTCGGTCATTTCCCCATCCTTATTGGTTTATAGGGAAAGGGTCGTCCACAATATCGAGGAAATGATACGAATGGTTGGGGATACAAAAAAGCTTTGCCCCCATATCAAGACCCATAAATGTGCGGAAATCGTTCAGATGCAAATGAAACGGGGTATCAACAAGTTCAAATGTGCTAACATTGCCGAAGCCGAATTGCTAGGAAATTGCGGTGCTCCCCAAGTACTTTTGGCCATGCAGCCCGTGGGGGCCAATATAGCCCGATTCATAACCTTGATGAAAACCTTTCCCAATACGGAATTTTCGGCACTGACGGATACCCTGGCCATTGCAGACAAATTGGCAACATCGGGGAAAGAAAACGACCTGAAAATCAGCCTATATATCGATTTGAACGTGGGAATGAACCGAACGGGAATTGCCCCGGATGAAAAGGCCTTCCATTTATACAAACATATATCTGAAAATCCCCATTTGAATATTCTCGGCCTACATGTTTACGATGGTCATCTCAGAAATCCCGATTTTGATAGCAGAAAACAGGATTGCGATAAAGCCTTCGATTCGGTTTTGGAATTGAAAGAAAGAATTTTGGAAGCCAAGCTTCCAAACCCCATTATCATTGCCGGGGGGTCTCCAACTTTCCCAATCCATAGTAAAAGGGAAAACGTCATAGCCAGTCCGGGCACAACTCTTTTATGGGACGCAGGGTATGGAGGTCTTTTCCCAGAGATGAAGTTTCTCCCTGCCGCCGTATTGTTCACTAGGATTATCAGCAAACCCAAGCCCGGCATATTATGTTTTGACTTAGGACATAAATCCATTGCTCCTGAAATGCCCTTTCCAAGAGTGGAATTTTTAAGTCTGAAACATGATAAACAAATTAGCCAGTCCGAAGAGCATTTGGTGGTGGAGTATGATGACCTAAATGTCATGGAAGTGGGTACGGAACACTATGCCATCCCCAAACATATATGTCCCACCGTGGCCAAATACGACGAACTTCTGGTAGTGGACAGTGGGAAAATTACCGATGCATGGAAGGTAGCCGCCCGTAACCACAAAATCTCAATTTAA
- a CDS encoding acyltransferase family protein, with amino-acid sequence METTIRRYDLDWLRVIVFALLIFYHVGMFFVPWGWHIKNNVIYDWLKWPMLFLNQWRLPILFVISGMGTYYAFSKRNLGQFRWERIRRLGIPLIFGMMFIVPPQVYIERLANHQFSGSYLDYFTSVAFKGVYPEGNISWHHLWFLPYLLVFSLLLGPLFVYLRNNQNPFSDWINRIIGKPFGIYWFVVPLYLLEALVEPFFDITHALIDDWFNFSFSLVLFFYGFLLISTGDIFWKVVEDLKSKAILIGVFTFLSQVFIWVFLEDGYVVHFTEALLKVVNIWSWILVLFGFAAKHLNHKSLSLSYANRAVYPFYILHQTVTVVLAYFLMDLSWGLFPKASLLVLGTFGFSWLIYHFLILKIPLLQPFFGLKKKR; translated from the coding sequence ATGGAGACCACAATTAGGAGATACGATTTGGACTGGTTACGGGTCATTGTATTCGCATTGCTTATTTTTTATCATGTAGGAATGTTTTTTGTTCCTTGGGGATGGCATATCAAAAACAACGTAATTTACGATTGGTTAAAGTGGCCCATGCTATTTTTAAACCAATGGCGATTGCCCATATTGTTTGTTATATCCGGCATGGGTACCTACTATGCATTTTCTAAAAGAAATCTTGGTCAGTTCAGGTGGGAACGAATTAGAAGATTAGGGATTCCTCTTATATTTGGGATGATGTTCATTGTGCCTCCTCAAGTTTACATAGAACGATTGGCCAATCACCAATTTTCAGGATCTTATCTAGACTATTTTACCTCGGTTGCCTTTAAGGGTGTATATCCAGAAGGCAACATAAGCTGGCACCACTTATGGTTCCTTCCTTATTTGCTTGTTTTCTCCCTCTTGTTGGGGCCTTTGTTCGTTTACCTAAGAAATAACCAAAACCCTTTTAGCGATTGGATCAATAGAATCATTGGCAAACCTTTTGGCATTTATTGGTTTGTTGTGCCGCTCTATCTATTGGAAGCACTGGTAGAACCATTTTTTGACATAACCCATGCATTGATAGACGACTGGTTTAACTTTAGCTTTAGTTTGGTCTTGTTTTTTTATGGCTTTCTTCTGATTTCTACCGGAGATATATTTTGGAAAGTTGTGGAGGATTTAAAATCCAAAGCTATTTTAATAGGTGTTTTCACCTTTCTTAGTCAAGTTTTCATTTGGGTATTTCTGGAAGACGGATATGTGGTCCATTTTACCGAAGCATTGCTTAAAGTAGTGAATATATGGTCATGGATCTTGGTGCTTTTTGGGTTTGCGGCAAAACATTTAAACCATAAAAGTCTCTCTCTTTCATATGCCAATAGGGCCGTGTATCCCTTTTACATCCTTCACCAAACAGTCACCGTTGTTTTGGCTTACTTCTTAATGGACCTTTCTTGGGGGCTATTTCCAAAGGCATCACTTCTTGTTTTGGGAACTTTTGGATTTAGCTGGTTGATATATCATTTCTTAATTCTAAAAATTCCGTTATTACAGCCGTTCTTTGGTTTAAAAAAGAAACGATAG
- a CDS encoding RidA family protein, which translates to MSISKRIGELGLELPPAPPPAGLYRPILIVDNFLYVSGQGPVLKDGSLYKGRVGDDLDLAGGKLGARHVGLTMLSTIITHFGEIDRIKRLVKTLGMVNCTPDFHDHPLVINGFSELMADVLGAENGVGVRSAVGMMLPGGIAVEIEAMFELHK; encoded by the coding sequence ATGAGCATATCCAAAAGAATTGGGGAGCTAGGCTTGGAATTGCCTCCGGCTCCCCCACCAGCGGGTCTATACCGACCTATTTTGATAGTAGATAATTTTCTGTATGTATCCGGTCAAGGCCCGGTTTTAAAAGACGGTTCTCTCTACAAGGGACGGGTTGGGGATGACCTAGACCTTGCTGGAGGAAAACTAGGTGCCAGGCATGTGGGTTTGACCATGTTGTCAACCATCATCACTCATTTTGGTGAAATAGACCGTATTAAAAGGCTGGTAAAGACCTTGGGCATGGTCAATTGTACACCTGATTTCCATGACCACCCCTTGGTTATCAATGGTTTTAGCGAACTGATGGCCGATGTTCTTGGTGCAGAAAATGGTGTGGGCGTACGCAGTGCGGTGGGTATGATGCTTCCTGGAGGTATCGCCGTGGAAATCGAGGCAATGTTCGAACTTCACAAATAA
- a CDS encoding GAF domain-containing protein encodes MECDDKIRPLRYLISFDKLLRAYEEMLDGDDDVLAARARQVLEAQRPYPILRDGFEDLEMIDEHKDVISFILQDSFSPILGENEIKVASIPYFDFFFNPSKRFQNIVRQAGPFYKPKIRNQEIGVDYIMGCIVILKFYYGVELDFSRPYFYDIPDSNGVMHHYRIMYNADFIDILPTEKSRDLSQADIDELMESPDNLILWQEKIPPDSFLVKGFIIANMFDVTSEHSISEIKSSLIASDKRSNDNFMGNLQETFRSFFRLPDIKVGFVVYNARKDQFEPVYGRNMSSFILNGKDSKLCHDALCQYSYKRLIQENKYFAISDVEKYNQESNGSDPYHVLGDQEIKSAILAPIAFEGELLGVLEVVSGRKNELNGVNARKLDDVMPYIVSAVVRSKIEEENLIDAIIQNECTSVHSSVYWRFQEEAKYFIKDQLESRSPSFKEIVFKDVYPLYGQIDIKDSSKARNKAIQRDLMIQLSQINGVLEKALVKNRLPIYEELIFRVNNHLNSIKEMLYTNSEQAIFDFVKEEIDPVFEHLKKTDAKIAKQIHAYEAKIDMGTGSYYDHRKNYDESVTKINKKLVSVLDKKQEDAQAMFPHYFERYKTDGVEHNLYIGESISENGGFNSLYLNNLRLWQLQVMCEMENVHYKLKPELPIPLDATSLLLVYSSSLSIRFRMDEKKFDVDGTYNARYEVIKKRIDKAYIKGTNERLTQTGKIAIVYSQKKDELEYLRYIKFLKSKKYFTDNVEIVELEGLQGVSGLKAIRAEILYKTDQESQESYTYEDLMATLEE; translated from the coding sequence ATGGAATGCGACGATAAAATAAGACCACTAAGGTATCTTATAAGTTTTGACAAACTTCTAAGGGCATATGAAGAAATGCTTGATGGTGATGATGATGTTTTGGCGGCAAGGGCGAGACAGGTTCTTGAAGCCCAAAGGCCTTATCCCATTCTAAGGGATGGATTTGAGGATTTGGAAATGATCGATGAGCACAAGGATGTCATTTCCTTCATTCTTCAAGACAGTTTTTCCCCTATTCTTGGCGAAAATGAAATTAAGGTGGCTTCCATACCCTATTTTGATTTCTTTTTCAATCCCTCAAAACGGTTTCAAAATATCGTCAGACAGGCGGGCCCGTTTTACAAACCAAAAATAAGGAACCAAGAAATTGGGGTGGATTATATCATGGGATGTATCGTAATCCTCAAGTTCTACTATGGGGTGGAACTCGATTTTAGCCGGCCCTATTTTTATGATATTCCAGATTCCAATGGTGTTATGCACCATTACCGTATTATGTATAATGCGGATTTTATTGATATACTACCTACTGAAAAGTCAAGGGATCTTTCTCAAGCGGATATAGACGAACTCATGGAGAGTCCGGACAATCTTATCCTTTGGCAAGAAAAGATTCCGCCGGACAGTTTTTTAGTCAAAGGTTTCATTATTGCCAATATGTTTGACGTGACCTCTGAACATTCCATATCGGAGATAAAGTCCAGCCTCATAGCAAGCGACAAACGGTCAAATGATAATTTTATGGGAAACCTACAGGAAACGTTCAGGTCGTTCTTTAGGTTGCCTGATATCAAGGTAGGTTTTGTGGTTTATAACGCAAGAAAGGACCAATTTGAACCTGTGTATGGAAGAAACATGTCAAGCTTTATCCTGAACGGAAAGGATTCCAAGTTGTGCCATGACGCTCTTTGTCAATATTCCTATAAAAGGCTTATTCAAGAAAACAAATATTTTGCCATTTCCGATGTAGAAAAGTACAATCAGGAATCTAACGGTAGTGACCCCTATCATGTACTTGGGGACCAAGAAATAAAGAGTGCCATTCTTGCCCCAATTGCTTTTGAAGGTGAGCTATTGGGCGTTTTGGAAGTGGTCTCAGGGCGTAAAAACGAACTGAACGGTGTCAATGCACGAAAGTTGGACGATGTAATGCCCTATATAGTTTCTGCGGTCGTACGATCCAAGATAGAGGAAGAAAATCTTATTGACGCCATCATCCAAAATGAGTGTACTTCCGTGCATTCATCAGTATATTGGAGGTTTCAGGAAGAGGCAAAGTACTTTATAAAAGATCAGTTGGAAAGTAGGTCTCCTTCCTTCAAGGAAATCGTTTTTAAGGATGTGTATCCACTTTACGGTCAAATAGATATAAAGGATTCTTCCAAGGCCCGTAATAAGGCCATCCAAAGGGACTTAATGATTCAATTGTCCCAAATTAATGGGGTACTGGAGAAAGCTTTGGTAAAAAATAGATTGCCCATTTATGAGGAGCTCATTTTTAGGGTAAACAATCATTTGAACAGTATCAAGGAGATGCTATATACAAATAGTGAGCAGGCCATTTTTGACTTTGTAAAAGAGGAAATAGACCCCGTTTTCGAACATCTAAAAAAAACGGATGCGAAAATAGCAAAACAAATACATGCCTACGAAGCCAAGATAGATATGGGTACGGGTTCGTATTACGATCATAGAAAAAACTATGATGAAAGCGTAACCAAGATCAACAAAAAATTGGTGTCTGTCCTGGACAAAAAACAAGAAGATGCGCAGGCTATGTTTCCCCATTATTTTGAACGTTACAAGACGGACGGGGTAGAACATAACTTGTATATTGGCGAAAGTATTTCAGAGAACGGAGGCTTTAATTCCTTATATCTCAACAACCTTAGATTATGGCAACTGCAGGTTATGTGCGAAATGGAAAATGTGCACTATAAATTAAAACCTGAGTTGCCTATTCCTTTGGATGCTACCTCCCTTTTATTGGTCTACAGTTCTTCCCTGTCCATTCGTTTTAGAATGGACGAAAAAAAATTCGATGTGGATGGAACCTATAACGCCCGGTACGAAGTCATTAAAAAGCGGATTGACAAGGCCTATATAAAGGGTACCAACGAGCGACTTACCCAGACGGGTAAAATTGCCATCGTTTATTCCCAGAAAAAGGATGAACTTGAATATTTGAGGTATATCAAATTCCTGAAATCCAAAAAATATTTTACCGATAATGTAGAAATCGTTGAACTTGAGGGTCTTCAAGGGGTTTCAGGGCTAAAGGCCATTAGGGCCGAGATCTTGTACAAGACCGATCAAGAGTCCCAAGAATCCTATACCTACGAAGATTTAATGGCCACTTTAGAAGAATAA
- a CDS encoding metallophosphoesterase family protein — protein sequence MSSAKRLSRAYSNAKYIPFDDTSKFILFSDCHRGDNSFADDFANNRNIYFHALNHYYNQGFDYCELGDGDELWENMYFESIFEAHKNVYQLLRKFHLEKRLHMIWGNHDMVYKDKAYVDKHLSSYFEPIDNTDKELFEGITYNEALVLKHTQTQQELFLTHGHQADWWNYTFWRWGRFLVRVLWKPLQVWGIADPTSPAKNFKELIKLERRIKRWILNNNLLITIVGHTHRPRFPEPGDIPFFNDGSCVHPRSITGIEIENGQISLIKWQIDTTLDGTLKVVRLLLEGPQKLVDYMKKQ from the coding sequence ATGTCCTCCGCAAAAAGACTTTCAAGAGCCTATTCCAACGCAAAATATATTCCGTTCGATGATACTTCAAAGTTCATCCTTTTTAGTGATTGCCACCGAGGGGACAATAGTTTTGCCGATGACTTCGCCAATAACAGGAATATCTATTTCCATGCCTTGAACCACTATTACAATCAAGGTTTTGACTATTGCGAGTTGGGCGATGGGGACGAACTTTGGGAAAATATGTATTTTGAGTCCATCTTTGAGGCCCATAAAAATGTATACCAACTTTTACGAAAGTTCCATTTGGAAAAAAGACTACACATGATATGGGGAAACCATGACATGGTCTATAAGGATAAGGCCTACGTGGACAAGCATCTTTCCAGTTACTTTGAGCCCATCGATAATACGGACAAGGAGTTATTTGAAGGCATTACCTACAACGAAGCCCTTGTTTTAAAACATACGCAAACACAGCAGGAATTGTTTCTCACCCATGGCCATCAAGCGGATTGGTGGAACTATACCTTTTGGAGGTGGGGCAGATTTTTGGTACGTGTACTTTGGAAACCCTTACAAGTATGGGGCATTGCAGATCCCACAAGTCCGGCCAAGAATTTTAAGGAGTTGATAAAGTTGGAGCGAAGGATAAAACGTTGGATACTTAACAACAACCTCCTTATTACCATTGTAGGCCACACCCATAGACCCAGATTTCCGGAGCCTGGAGACATCCCATTTTTTAACGATGGTAGTTGTGTCCACCCAAGAAGTATTACGGGAATTGAAATTGAAAACGGACAAATTTCCCTTATAAAATGGCAAATTGATACCACTTTGGACGGAACACTTAAAGTTGTAAGGTTACTGCTTGAAGGACCGCAAAAGTTAGTGGACTATATGAAAAAACAGTAA
- a CDS encoding gluconate:H+ symporter produces the protein MPLVIVVLGILLLFLLVAKFKLNGFISFVLVSLFVGIAEGMEPITVVSSIQKGIGNILGFLVLILGLGAMLGKLVAESGAAQRITTKLVEKFGKKSIQWAVVLTGFIVGIPMFYSVGFVILVPLVFTIAAATGLPLLYVGLPMLASLSVTHGYLPPHPAPTAIAATFNADIGKTLFYGIIVAIPAIIVAGPFLSRTMMNIKASPLKELMNPTILKDEEMPGTGISIFTALLPVILMAIAALAALFLPVDSILRSILVFCGDPVMAMLLSVLVAIYTLGLARGKSMKEVMDTVGDAVKGITMVLLIIAGAGALKQVLIDSGVSEYIGEALSGSAISPLVLAWLISTIIRVCVGSATVAGLTAAGIVLPLIEGTGTSAELMVLAIGSGSLMLSHVNDSGFWLFKEYFNLSIKDTLKSWTVMETTVGVMGLIGVLILNQFI, from the coding sequence ATGCCTCTTGTCATCGTAGTCCTTGGAATACTTCTTTTGTTCCTTTTGGTCGCAAAATTTAAACTCAATGGATTTATATCCTTTGTTTTGGTATCCCTATTTGTTGGAATAGCCGAAGGCATGGAACCCATTACAGTTGTTAGTTCCATACAAAAAGGAATTGGGAACATTCTTGGTTTTCTTGTATTGATTTTAGGGCTTGGAGCCATGCTTGGAAAGTTGGTCGCAGAAAGTGGGGCCGCACAACGGATTACAACCAAATTGGTGGAGAAATTTGGAAAAAAGAGTATTCAATGGGCTGTAGTTCTCACAGGATTTATTGTGGGCATACCCATGTTCTACTCCGTTGGTTTCGTAATTTTGGTCCCACTGGTCTTTACCATTGCCGCGGCCACTGGCCTACCACTGCTTTATGTGGGATTGCCCATGCTGGCGTCCCTTTCGGTGACCCATGGATATTTACCTCCGCATCCCGCCCCAACCGCTATTGCCGCAACCTTTAATGCGGATATCGGTAAAACCTTGTTTTATGGTATCATTGTAGCCATTCCGGCCATTATCGTGGCAGGTCCCTTTCTTTCAAGAACAATGATGAATATCAAGGCTTCGCCCTTAAAGGAATTGATGAACCCTACCATCCTTAAAGATGAGGAAATGCCGGGAACGGGTATTAGCATATTTACCGCCTTACTCCCCGTAATATTAATGGCCATTGCGGCACTTGCCGCTCTTTTTCTCCCTGTTGATTCCATCCTTAGGTCCATTTTGGTTTTTTGTGGGGACCCTGTGATGGCCATGCTTCTATCCGTACTTGTAGCCATTTATACCTTAGGTTTGGCGCGTGGTAAATCAATGAAGGAAGTTATGGATACCGTAGGCGATGCTGTCAAAGGAATTACCATGGTCTTATTGATCATTGCCGGTGCCGGGGCCTTAAAACAGGTCTTAATCGATAGTGGCGTGAGCGAGTACATTGGTGAGGCCCTTAGCGGGTCTGCCATTTCCCCCTTGGTTTTGGCATGGTTGATATCAACGATCATAAGGGTTTGTGTGGGGTCTGCCACCGTTGCCGGATTAACAGCCGCAGGAATTGTTTTACCGCTGATAGAAGGAACAGGGACAAGTGCGGAACTCATGGTCTTGGCCATAGGATCAGGGAGCCTCATGCTATCGCATGTCAATGACAGTGGGTTTTGGCTGTTCAAAGAGTACTTTAACCTCTCTATTAAGGATACCTTAAAATCGTGGACAGTAATGGAAACCACCGTAGGAGTTATGGGATTGATCGGCGTTTTGATATTAAATCAGTTTATATAA